The Paraburkholderia sabiae genome includes a region encoding these proteins:
- the tssF gene encoding type VI secretion system baseplate subunit TssF: protein MDPRLLDYYSHELLYIQELTLEFAEQHPKIAKRLGMQAGEIGDPYVQRLLQSSALTTALMQMRLDEAFPGFILPLLQTVYPNYTCPTPSMAVAQLFPRTQGKHAANGTVVPRGTVFTSSIPDGERTACEFRSSQDVTLFPLEIAQARLTGIPPDIPLLDRYVPAGRAVQGALRLRLRTTNGTPIASLNGLDRLPVYLAGDEASASHVFELLHAAAVATVTGVPGQFATGSLHAVTRHAVVHDALEPEQSLLPVVPGKFHGHNLLQEYFACPSRFWFFTLTGLQKGLAAITGTEAEIVILLERAPDRLAEAVDASHFALFGTPVINLFPRRTGRLDLDPAQHSHLLVPVPSAPYDYDVHSVDAAWGQVSEESEALRLDPLHAAVGEAHRRNSRYFTIRRELNRPEIDDRHYGTRRAFTETRTFMSLVDRDEQPNTEGICYLSLQAWLTNRDLPCVLECDGRNDLFLHQSIPVNGVGLVRAPTTPRPPLAFGDRAWQLLAQLNLNAGMFDDGYGEHQRGEGLRRRLRLFVTPDAGVLGRQVESLVSAKSHPVNRMLRSNGPMPFGRGIECDFTFDESGFDGLSPYTLGLVLERYVARHVSAHSFTTTVLRSMQRGPIARWSPRVGARGTA from the coding sequence ATGGACCCGCGCCTGCTCGACTACTACAGCCATGAGCTGCTCTATATCCAGGAACTCACACTGGAGTTCGCTGAACAGCATCCGAAGATCGCAAAGCGGCTTGGCATGCAGGCAGGTGAAATCGGCGACCCTTATGTCCAGCGTCTGCTCCAGTCTTCCGCCCTAACAACCGCGCTTATGCAGATGCGACTGGACGAGGCCTTCCCCGGCTTCATCCTGCCGCTGTTGCAGACCGTCTATCCGAACTACACCTGTCCGACGCCGTCGATGGCCGTCGCGCAACTTTTTCCGCGCACGCAGGGCAAGCATGCTGCCAACGGCACGGTTGTGCCGCGTGGCACCGTCTTCACTTCCAGCATTCCCGATGGCGAACGGACTGCCTGTGAGTTTCGCAGCAGCCAGGATGTCACGCTGTTTCCGCTGGAGATCGCACAGGCGCGGCTGACGGGCATTCCACCCGATATCCCGTTGCTGGATCGCTATGTTCCCGCCGGTCGCGCCGTGCAAGGCGCATTGCGCCTGCGGCTGCGGACCACGAACGGCACGCCTATCGCGAGCCTGAACGGGCTGGACCGCTTGCCCGTGTATCTCGCGGGCGATGAGGCGAGCGCCTCGCACGTGTTCGAACTGCTTCACGCCGCCGCCGTGGCGACCGTCACCGGCGTTCCCGGCCAGTTCGCAACCGGCTCGCTGCATGCCGTCACACGTCATGCCGTCGTCCATGATGCGCTCGAACCCGAGCAGAGCCTGCTGCCCGTTGTACCCGGCAAGTTCCACGGCCACAACCTGCTACAGGAATATTTCGCGTGTCCGTCGCGCTTCTGGTTTTTCACGCTGACCGGGCTCCAAAAGGGCCTCGCCGCCATCACTGGCACCGAGGCCGAAATCGTGATCCTGCTGGAGCGCGCACCGGACAGACTGGCGGAAGCGGTCGACGCCTCGCATTTCGCGCTGTTCGGTACGCCAGTCATCAACCTGTTTCCCCGGCGCACCGGGCGGCTTGACCTTGATCCGGCACAACATTCGCACCTGCTTGTACCCGTGCCGTCGGCACCCTACGACTACGATGTGCATTCGGTAGACGCCGCCTGGGGACAGGTCTCGGAGGAATCGGAAGCGCTGCGCCTCGATCCGCTGCACGCAGCCGTCGGCGAAGCGCATCGCCGAAATTCGCGCTATTTCACGATCCGCCGCGAACTGAACCGGCCGGAGATTGACGATCGTCACTACGGTACGCGCCGCGCCTTCACCGAAACACGCACGTTCATGTCGCTGGTCGACCGCGACGAACAGCCCAATACCGAAGGCATCTGCTATCTGTCGCTACAGGCGTGGCTGACCAACCGTGACCTGCCCTGCGTACTTGAGTGCGACGGCCGCAATGACCTGTTCCTGCATCAGTCGATCCCTGTCAATGGCGTGGGTCTGGTGCGCGCACCGACGACGCCGCGCCCGCCGCTGGCGTTCGGAGATCGCGCCTGGCAACTGCTGGCCCAGTTGAACCTCAACGCCGGGATGTTTGACGACGGTTACGGCGAACACCAGCGGGGCGAAGGGTTGCGTCGCCGCCTGCGCCTGTTCGTGACGCCGGACGCGGGCGTGCTGGGGCGGCAGGTCGAAAGCCTCGTGAGCGCCAAATCTCATCCCGTCAACAGGATGTTGCGCAGTAACGGGCCGATGCCATTCGGACGTGGCATCGAATGTGACTTCACCTTTGACGAAAGCGGATTCGACGGCCTGAGTCCCTACACGCTCGGCCTGGTGCTGGAGCGTTACGTCGCGCGGCATGTGTCTGCGCACTCGTTTACGACGACCGTGCTGCGCTCCATGCAGCGCGGACCGATCGCGCGCTGGTCACCGCGTGTGGGGGCGCGCGGCACGGCCTGA
- a CDS encoding type VI secretion system Vgr family protein produces the protein MNSWLKQPRTLEITGKALPQWAGEPLFMVSRLRGREKLGRLSDYEVEVTTIDDAALSTREAQALVDVDALIGKEVTVHIAVEGNGTWIQGATGNAGGANIGADIRKLTGLIVEAKCIGADDRRAHYRLRIRPWLWLATLNRDSKLWQYRSVIEITEDVLQKYPFPYELRLAGPGVQRRPYPRREYQRQWWESDFSYLTRLWQEWGISYFFSGSTLVLCDSPGAYRKHGPAYQTLRYLDRDGQRIDEEHVHEFHVARQITTGKVALTDYDYTQSLANLAVSQEDYSKRAFDNAEEYAWGDYSQPLEGPMGTAGWRSDQQFEGEHLARVKVEAHRAKSLRAKGKGNLRGLMVGYTFALEGYPLTPGDGEYLVTSTDIEIVNNDTMTVRGGIERKYICTTKFAAVPANTFFRTPQKAKKPRAYAETAVITGYGDEPVYCDEYGRVKAHFIWDRLSPKDQDASCWLRVASAWHGVEHGAMWLPRVGHHVLVGYYDSDPDRPYIISEHTTEFHQAPWQLPKNDALSGWRSQDLNGQSANSVLTDDTPGKLQVQVASDHAQSRLVLGYNTRIDGHAGRDKARGEGFELATEADGVIRSNRGMLLTTETRAGALSPVKDMGETVQRLTQAREQHESLADLAQQNQAQDQNADQSEVAKAIKEQNDALKGSTGNSGEGNFPELAKPHLVLSSPAGIETTTSQSTHFASGKHIALTSGQHTSLSIGGRLLASVMNGVRLFCQKAGMKMIAASGDIDLQALKDSINVLAKLNITHTANRITITAKEEVLINGGGSYTRWQAGGVETGTNGSWVVHSGGPSLTGPKSLPVEMPMLPKDVCIECLLKRAIHRSALVNKGT, from the coding sequence ATGAACTCGTGGCTCAAACAGCCACGCACGCTGGAGATTACCGGCAAGGCTCTGCCGCAATGGGCGGGCGAACCGCTGTTCATGGTCTCGCGTCTGCGAGGCAGGGAAAAGCTCGGTCGGTTGTCTGACTATGAGGTCGAAGTCACGACCATCGATGATGCCGCACTGTCGACGCGCGAGGCTCAGGCGCTGGTCGATGTCGATGCGTTGATCGGCAAGGAAGTGACGGTTCATATTGCCGTCGAGGGTAACGGGACCTGGATTCAGGGCGCAACAGGTAACGCGGGCGGCGCGAACATCGGCGCTGATATCCGCAAGCTGACGGGCCTGATTGTCGAAGCGAAGTGCATTGGTGCAGACGACCGGCGCGCGCATTACCGGCTCAGGATTCGCCCGTGGCTCTGGCTCGCGACGCTGAACCGCGACAGCAAACTTTGGCAATACCGCTCGGTTATTGAGATCACTGAAGACGTTCTTCAGAAATATCCGTTTCCATACGAGTTGCGTCTTGCCGGACCCGGCGTCCAGCGACGGCCCTATCCCAGGCGCGAATACCAGCGCCAGTGGTGGGAGTCAGATTTTTCTTACCTGACCCGGCTTTGGCAGGAATGGGGCATCAGCTACTTTTTCTCGGGAAGTACGCTTGTCCTGTGCGACTCGCCCGGTGCGTACAGAAAGCATGGACCGGCGTATCAGACACTGCGCTATCTCGACCGCGACGGGCAGCGCATCGACGAAGAACATGTTCACGAATTTCACGTCGCGCGGCAGATCACGACGGGCAAGGTGGCGCTGACCGACTACGACTACACGCAGTCGCTCGCCAATCTGGCCGTCAGCCAGGAGGACTACAGCAAGCGTGCGTTCGACAACGCCGAGGAATATGCGTGGGGTGACTACTCGCAGCCGTTAGAAGGTCCGATGGGTACGGCGGGGTGGCGTAGCGACCAGCAGTTCGAAGGCGAACATCTGGCGCGCGTGAAGGTCGAGGCGCATCGCGCGAAGAGTCTGCGCGCGAAGGGTAAAGGGAATCTGCGCGGGCTGATGGTGGGCTACACGTTCGCCCTCGAAGGCTATCCGCTCACGCCTGGCGACGGCGAATATCTCGTCACCTCGACCGACATCGAGATCGTCAACAACGATACGATGACAGTGCGCGGCGGGATCGAGCGGAAGTACATCTGCACAACGAAGTTCGCAGCCGTGCCCGCCAACACGTTTTTCCGCACGCCGCAGAAGGCGAAGAAGCCGCGTGCGTATGCGGAAACGGCCGTCATCACGGGTTACGGCGACGAGCCTGTGTACTGCGATGAGTACGGACGCGTGAAGGCGCACTTCATCTGGGACCGCCTCAGCCCGAAGGACCAGGACGCAAGCTGCTGGCTGCGCGTGGCGTCGGCATGGCACGGCGTCGAGCACGGCGCGATGTGGCTGCCGCGTGTCGGCCATCATGTGCTGGTGGGCTACTACGACAGCGACCCGGACCGGCCTTACATCATCTCGGAGCACACGACGGAGTTTCATCAGGCGCCGTGGCAGTTGCCGAAGAACGATGCGCTGTCGGGCTGGCGCAGCCAGGACCTGAACGGCCAGTCGGCCAACAGCGTGCTGACGGATGACACGCCCGGGAAACTCCAGGTTCAGGTGGCGAGTGACCATGCGCAGTCGCGGCTGGTGCTGGGCTACAACACGCGTATCGACGGACACGCGGGACGGGACAAGGCTCGCGGCGAAGGCTTCGAGCTTGCCACAGAGGCCGACGGCGTCATCCGTTCGAACCGGGGCATGCTGCTGACCACCGAGACACGCGCCGGGGCACTGTCGCCCGTGAAGGACATGGGCGAGACGGTGCAGCGGCTGACCCAGGCCCGCGAGCAGCACGAAAGCCTTGCCGACCTGGCGCAACAAAATCAGGCGCAGGATCAGAACGCCGACCAGAGCGAGGTGGCGAAGGCCATCAAGGAACAAAATGATGCGCTCAAAGGTTCGACCGGTAACAGCGGCGAAGGAAACTTTCCTGAACTGGCGAAACCGCATCTGGTCCTCTCCAGCCCTGCCGGGATCGAGACCACAACATCACAATCCACGCATTTTGCGAGCGGTAAGCATATCGCCTTGACCAGCGGCCAACATACGAGCCTGTCGATAGGCGGGCGACTTCTGGCGAGTGTCATGAACGGGGTCAGGCTGTTTTGTCAGAAAGCGGGAATGAAAATGATTGCCGCCAGCGGCGACATCGATCTTCAGGCATTGAAAGATAGCATCAACGTTCTGGCGAAACTGAACATCACTCATACGGCAAATCGCATCACCATCACGGCCAAAGAAGAAGTACTGATCAACGGAGGAGGCAGCTATACCCGATGGCAAGCCGGGGGTGTTGAAACCGGAACCAATGGTAGCTGGGTGGTGCATTCTGGCGGCCCAAGCCTGACTGGCCCGAAAAGTTTGCCAGTTGAAATGCCGATGTTGCCGAAGGACGTGTGCATCGAGTGCCTGCTCAAACGTGCGATTCATCGCTCTGCCCTGGTCAATAAGGGAACCTGA
- a CDS encoding DUF4123 domain-containing protein, whose amino-acid sequence MSINEFMKQVQGLPADPQLHFYLIVDAAQDPRLLAQLKQAIPGTRSQCLLTHVQGPDLDAAAPHLLTFPQFGADTQSWQWLADYGPALPAAVSIIATSLSFDALYAHLHSLIEVVLPDGDEMILAFWDPAILAMLVGQQDDTTLHVPGPALTIRQCEQLLAGVMAWWYWDRTGKLHQIRSNTNRDAAQKVMPPLRLTQTQVDMLVEASVPDHILGYILTNKPELLANIPKQERYPRVEKHLLEARKLHLLGMRDILDYVCAALIYGEKMHESSVIEVLLEKVRSRQISLTEALEQFP is encoded by the coding sequence ATGAGTATCAACGAATTTATGAAACAGGTTCAGGGGCTCCCTGCCGATCCCCAGTTGCATTTCTATCTGATAGTGGATGCGGCACAAGACCCTAGACTCCTTGCGCAACTGAAGCAGGCTATTCCTGGTACGCGTAGCCAATGTCTGCTGACTCACGTCCAGGGACCGGACCTCGACGCGGCAGCGCCACATCTTCTGACATTTCCGCAGTTTGGCGCCGATACGCAAAGCTGGCAGTGGCTTGCCGACTATGGTCCTGCATTGCCTGCGGCTGTGAGCATCATTGCCACTTCACTAAGCTTCGATGCACTGTATGCGCATCTGCACTCGCTCATTGAGGTTGTATTGCCCGATGGCGATGAGATGATCCTTGCGTTCTGGGACCCCGCGATTCTAGCGATGCTGGTTGGCCAACAGGATGACACCACCCTCCATGTCCCCGGCCCTGCTCTGACAATTCGGCAGTGCGAGCAGCTACTTGCCGGAGTGATGGCATGGTGGTACTGGGATCGTACGGGAAAGTTGCATCAGATTCGGTCGAACACGAACCGGGATGCCGCCCAGAAGGTGATGCCCCCGCTCAGGCTTACTCAGACGCAGGTTGACATGCTGGTGGAGGCAAGCGTGCCGGACCACATTCTGGGCTATATCCTGACCAACAAGCCTGAACTGCTGGCAAACATACCGAAACAGGAAAGATATCCGCGTGTCGAGAAACACCTGCTGGAAGCACGCAAACTGCATCTGCTGGGCATGCGAGACATTCTCGATTATGTGTGTGCTGCCTTGATTTATGGAGAGAAGATGCACGAGAGCAGCGTGATCGAAGTATTGCTTGAGAAGGTCAGATCACGCCAGATCAGCTTGACCGAAGCGTTGGAGCAATTCCCATGA